A genomic region of Melanotaenia boesemani isolate fMelBoe1 chromosome 13, fMelBoe1.pri, whole genome shotgun sequence contains the following coding sequences:
- the hes2.2 gene encoding transcription factor HES-2.2: MSPNTVCEVPPSFSPRLTVAKRKEALELRKTMKPLMEKRRRARINDSLNQLKSLILPLTGRDKSRYSKLEKADILEMTVRFLSDIPPVKSKIPANSYREGYQTCLQRVSALLPKTNLDQEACQRVNDFVRKSVSVTVTPTCLNCCAQSSTNFPQIHQKLLSLKSSFSARLDSGATSSSRAQPGAQPVYAAVWRPW, translated from the exons ATGTCTCCAAACACTGTTTGCGAAGTTCCTCCGTCTTTTTCTCCAAGGCTTACTGTTGCCAAGAGAAAAGAGGCTCTCGAACTCAGAAAG acaATGAAACCACTGATGGAAAAGAGAAGGCGCGCCCGAATCAACGACAGTTTGAACCAACTGAAAAGTCTCATCCTTCCACTCACAGGCAGAGAT AAAAGTCGCTATTCCAAGCTGGAGAAAGCCGACATCCTTGAAATGACTGTGAGGTTCCTCAGTGATATTCCTCCTGTTAAGAGCAAAA tcccGGCAAACAGTTACAGAGAAGGTTACCAAACCTGCCTCCAACGCGTCTCCGCTCTGCTTCCCAAAACTAACTTGGATCAAGAAGCGTGCCAGCGGGTCAACGACTTTGTCAGGAAGTCTGTATCTGTGACCGTCACCCCAACTTGCCTGAACTGCTGCGCCCAGAGCTCCACGAACTTCCCCCAGATCCATCAAAAACTCCTGAGCCTCAAATCCAGCTTTAGCGCCAGACTGGACAGCGGCGCAACGTCTTCCAGCCGAGCGCAGCCAGGAGCACAGCCTGTTTACGCAGCTGTGTGGAGACCGTGGTAG
- the hes2.1 gene encoding transcription factor HES-2.1, with product MYHINRRLPTSAAHLSSTSPRASFSPQKAQQQTANEMSPSITTEANQPLPARSTVAQRKQANELRKTLKPLLEKRRRARINDSLNHLKSLILPLVGKDNARYSKLEKADILEMTVRFLRDLPSTPVKESADSFREGYKACLQRVSTLLPKTTLDQEACQRVHDFVQQSMSANVTPTCLNCCAQSSRTLPQIQQRILSLKSSFSSRQESPSRSVGAVAPSRAQSVPQQVSVGMWRPW from the exons ATGTACCACATAAATAGGAGGCTCCCCACCTCTGCGGCACACTTGAGCTCAACATCTCCGAGAGCAAGTTTCTCTCCTCAAAAAGCACAGCAACAAACAGCAAACGAAATGAGTCCCAGCATCACTACTGAGGCCAATCAGCCTCTTCCTGCGAGGTCCACTGTGGCTCAGAGAAAACAAGCCAACGAACTCAGAAAG ACTTTGAAGCCCTTGCTGGAGAAGAGAAGACGTGCTCGCATCAATGACAGTCTCAATCATTTGAAGAGCCTCATTCTGCCCCTTGTTGGCAAAGACAACGCGCGCTACTCCAAGCTGGAGAAAGCTGATATTCTGGAAATGACCGTCCGTTTCCTCAGAGATCTTCCTTCCACCCCAGTCAAAG AATCTGCAGACAGTTTCAGAGAAGGTTACAAAGCTTGCCTCCAGCGCGTCTCCACTCTGCTTCCTAAAACTACTTTGGACCAAGAAGCGTGCCAGCGGGTGCACGATTTCGTCCAGCAGTCAATGTCCGCCAACGTCACCCCAACCTGCCTGAACTGCTGCGCCCAGAGCTCCAGAACTTTGCCTCAGATCCAACAGAGAATCCTGAGCCTCAAATCCAGCTTCAGCTCCAGACAAGAGAGCCCATCCCGCAGCGTCGGCGCAGTGGCACCCAGCCGAGCGCAGTCAGTCCCGCAGCAGGTCAGCGTTGGGATGTGGAGACCTTGGTAG